The sequence TGGTGCACTAGCTTTGTGTTGCCTCTCTGCACCTGAGTGACTGTCATCTGAATAAAATGAAAGTGTGAATTGAAGTGCTAATATAAGCACCATTGACCCTCCTCTCTAAGCATGCCTGTTTGACAATAGTCCTCCCATAGTATCACCCGTATGCACAAGGGAGCTCAGCTCCTTTTTATATTTAAGCAGTTGAAATCATTTGACTAATTCCCCCTTTCTAACCTCCCACTATACTGATGCTGTATCCGAGTGTGTGTAAATAACTGgcactctccctccttccctaATTCTTGTTACCAAGGGGTTATTTTCATGGCTGGTCTCATGGCTGGTCTCATGGACACCTGCTCCTTAGAGGCAAAATGGCAGAACTTAGTGCCACCTATTTCCCTCTATTAGGGAAACTAATCCTGATGATTCTAACATTTAATCAAAAACCATCCCACCTTGCTGTGTATTCTTTAGGGAGAGGTATATGTaggtgcagaggaagaagagCTAAGCTATCTCCTACAACTTAATACTGGCAAGGACAACAACTGCTGCACAGCTGCAATGCACCAAATGCTGAAGTGCACTACACAGCCTTAGTGTAGTGCTTTTTAAGAAAAGAGTTCTACAAATTGATGAGTGATGAAGGTAGCATCACCCAGCCCAAATGCTAGAAGCATCCCTAGCTCATTAATAACTGTCCAGTTGGGTGATTAGCAGCACTATCTTTAGAAGTTTTGTATGGCACATGTGACCAAAAGCATTGTGATGGGTTTaggcacagagacccccttgggactgtcacctgatgggcTGACATTACCTCTGAGCCCTTTCTCTTtaccagcttgggactccagaaccctgtcttgttgagccagacacattagcctgctgcaacacagatactgaaccacacccccaaagctgcagacttaactgcaaacagctcagcaagtactcctgtctccaacacccaaCCCTGAATGCGATCCAAACCCCAAAGAAATCCGTTTTGCTCTGTataaagctttatacagagtaaatgCAAATTGTCCACACTCTAACACTGAtacagagatatgcacagctgtttaacCTAGAGTAAGTgattgctcccccaggtattaatcaaatgtgattttattacatataaaaagtaagatttaagttgtttcaagtaataacagacagaacaagcaagtcaccaagcaaaataaaaacaaaaactggcaagtctaagcctaatatattAAGAAACCGCTTACAGGTAAATTTCACCCTcaaatgttccaataagcttctttccaCAGAagagactccttcctagtctgggcccaatcctctccctggtatagtccttgttagttccagctcaggtggtaactaggggattgcTCATGACtagcagccccctttgttctgttccaccctctcttatagctttggcacaaggtgggaatcttgtctctctgggtccccacccctctttctacatggaaaagcaccaggtttaagatggattccagtaccaggtgacatggtcacatgtccaatgagacccccaagcctccattcttcTCAGCCTGACTCCTACAAACacaggcttgcaagtaaacagagccatttacaaccaattgtcctagtcaatgggagccatcaagattctagaCCACCATTAATCGCCCACACTTTACATtactacaataggacctcagagtaatacttcatatttctagttgtagatacaagaatgatacatacaaatAGATgaacacagtagattataagctttgtaatgataccttacaagagaccttttgcataaagcatattcgttacattatattcacattcatacgcatatttccataaacatatggagtgcaatgtcacaagtACCCCCTGtagtcacaccctacacactattatAACCTTTGTACAAAGTACACTTTTGAggaatcatttgaaaactaaatgTACTTGTCactaatatcatggtgaaatgggTGTAGCAATATTTATGGAAAGTAATGAAGTCCCCCTGTGTGAGGTCATTAGTATATGGTCAAAAACAGATAGCCCTGCTTAGGTAGGCAAAAGCTGTTAAACAGGCCTATCCTAACCAGAGTAACATGTGtctacctcaatttacatataattAATTAACAGGATCCTCAAGACAGCAGAGGGAGGAGATTGCTGAAATTCAAGTTATTCTGTTTCCTGCCAATGAGTGGGGAAAATGAGGAGTCTGGTCGTGAAGGAAGCTCCATGCTCTGTCACCTACCTCACAGTTCAAATGAGCTTTACttgcagggggaggagcaggaaatCCTTCAGAATAATCCACTTTGAGGCTTCCTTAGACTATATAGAGAACCCCAAGTTCTTTCACCTAAACACCTTTGGGCATCAGGGCGAGATCCTGATGAAGGAAGAGTCAGTCACCCTCTTAATGGAAAACCAGGGGTGAGAAAGTCTTAAACAAAGCCTTGAACCAAAATTTGCTAGATTAAATTTTAGATGGGtggtttcacttttatttgcagGTAACCATTGCTAACTCGTATTTGAATTCATTTAAAATCATatctttcaaaataaaacaagCTTATAAACAATCTAAAAAATCTACTGCTGTATTTAAACTGAACagtttggtaactccagttaaagtagccAGCTGTTAGATATTGACTCCTTAGAAGGCCAGCAAACCTTAATATCCCTCTGACATATCCAGTCCTGGAACAATCAAAATGGatttttgggaaaattcagggctATGAGTGTGTGGAGTCATCATACCAGTTGTTAACTAAGGCTGGTAGAAGCCAGTGGAAATCTGTGGGATTGCCCGCAGACTCCGGGATCCAAAAGCATTGGACCAGGGTTGCCCATTATATAGACAGCACATACTTGTTGCTTTGGGTGGGTGACCCAGGCAGAGGAGCCACAGTGGCAAGGCACTGTGAGGCACTTGAGGTTACAGGTCAAGGGGTGGCAACTCCTCACTAGTATTGAATGCACCCAAGAATGTAACAACAAGTTAGGGTTAAAAAATATTTGTATACAAGGGAGAATTCCAAAGCACAAACTGGTATTGCAGTACAAACTGCAGTTaacagtcaatgggatttaggcacccaagtgtaatttgtgcctttgaaaaatctccacAACAATGACAAAGAAAAGCAATTTTCTTCTCACAGTATCTAGCACTACAGATCTCTACTGATCAGTTGCTGTCCTTCCATGGCTCCAAAGACCCCTGCGCCATGTGCTTTCTCTACAGCATTGGCAAGATAGGAGAGCAGGAGAACAAGGACTATTCCAAGCTGCTGTGTGATCTTCTGAACAAACATCTGAAAATACCTGCAGACAGGTGAGCCTGTACTACGGTGTGCCTGATTTGGGGTCTCCACATCTGTTAACTACTAACCCCAAAACACATAGCTCTTTGCATTACACTTTTTAAACAACTTGAAGACAGTAAAAAGTATTTAAACTCTGTATTGCCAATTGTCATAATAGGAAGGGGATAACCCTTTAGCACAAATGGTAGGAGGTTCTGGTGCTGAACATTTCACGTTCAGCTAGTATGTGACCATGGCCAACTGATTAGATACAACAACCTGACTACTAGAGAACAAAATTAATTCTACGAGAACAGAAACTGAAGAAAAAGTTGAAATCCTGTCAGTTTAGaagccatatttttaaaaaataaaaggtttGAAAAACGTAAGTAACTTTCCACTACTTCTGTTTGCTTTTCACATCTCCTCTTCCAGAATGCAACATTGTACTAGTCAGTATCACTTGCTAGTTCTTATTAATTTCACTTTCCGGTTCTCATGCACTTGCATTTTCAGTGCAGGATCTGGGATGCAAACAAACagcagaggaatttttttttaaacctctttcCATCAGAATTTTTACAAAAGAAAAGCagcatttctgttgctcttcttgTACGTAGGCCCAGAGAGACAAGACAATGTCTGTTTATTTAAGAGTAAATAATTTTAAAGGTAAGTTGAAATGATATGTACAAATTGACAGGAAGATAAGGAGAATATATTAAGCTTTTGCAGATGCTTGACAGTTTATAGAGCATGTAATTCAGATAGTAAAATCTGGAGAATGCTTCAGGATTACAGGGATATTTGACACTGTAAATATGTTAGTTTCATTAAGTGAAACCCAGAAGTTTTGCAGGCTCTGTTCTCagcctctctcttctttttcagaATCTACATCAGCTACTTTGATATGAGTGCTGCCAATGTAGGCTGGAACCGTACCACCTTTGCTTAAGGCCTATGAAAAGTAACAGGTTATTCATGGACTAGAATTTTACTGAGTTCTGTGATTACTGCTCGCCATGGTTCCAGTCATACTTTCTGCATTGTGTGTGCAAATTCAAGGATCAGTGATTCCTTAGTAGCATGCTTACCTGTTGCTGCTTTAACATTCTTCTGCACCATACCTGTAAAAGAGAAGTAAAGACTTAGAAAAAATGCCAAGTGTGAGCCTTATTACTTTTCAGAGACATGGGAAGATGGACACACTTTCTGTTGATCTAATGTACAATTAAGAGGTATCTCTCATACAGATTTGCTCCAAGTAAGATTAGTTGACTTATTAAATGTCAGCAGCAGCAACCTGTCTACACAAGGTTTCACACAAGCTGCTAGTATTAGGAGGAAATTTGAGTTTTCACTGCATAGACAAAGCCACAGAAAGAGGTGAGATCAGCACTTAATGCCTGATTAATGGCAATAGAAATTCAGCCAAAGTTTAGCCCATCTGCACCAGGCACTTAATTCTCAAAGCAATTTTAAAAGTATACTTTACAGTCAGACTTCGATGGTAGTTTTAGCTGAGGAACCTGCTC comes from Mauremys reevesii isolate NIE-2019 linkage group 18, ASM1616193v1, whole genome shotgun sequence and encodes:
- the LOC120385976 gene encoding macrophage migration inhibitory factor-like codes for the protein MPKFIINTNVSKDNVPDCLIEELTQQLPKALGKPAQYLALQISTDQLLSFHGSKDPCAMCFLYSIGKIGEQENKDYSKLLCDLLNKHLKIPADRIYISYFDMSAANVGWNRTTFA